In Rhodamnia argentea isolate NSW1041297 chromosome 4, ASM2092103v1, whole genome shotgun sequence, the following proteins share a genomic window:
- the LOC115750115 gene encoding sulfite exporter TauE/SafE family protein 3-like isoform X1, which produces MAPFRAKWVICRCRLFVILFHLLLAFFFASAQRSFKHEVSMFNRSEQEPFSSFLSRTVNFLWQSDQTGYHHVWPELEFGWQIVVGTLIGFLGAAFGSVGGVGGGGIFVPMLSLIIGFDPKSATAMSKCMIMGAAGSTVYYNLKLRHPTLDMPIIDYDLALLIQPMLMLGISIGVAFNVIFADWMVTVLLIILFLGTSTKAFFKGVETWKKETILKKEAAKRLVSNGTGNPEVEYKPLPSGPGNVPQRNSREPEATILENVYWMELGLLVLVWVAFLGIQIAKNHTTTCSVGYWVLNLLQVPIALSVSLYEAISLYKGRRVISSKGDRETTFQVHQLVFYCACGVLAGIVGGLLGLGGGFIMGPLFLELGVPPQVSSATATFAMTFSSSMSVVEYYLLNRFPVPYALYFVIVATVAALVGQHVVRKLIIVFGRASLIIFILAFTIFVSAISLGGVGISNMIGKMARHEYMGFENLCKYDG; this is translated from the exons ATGGCTCCGTTTCGAGCCAAATGGGTTATATGCAGATGCAGATTGTTTGTGATTTTGTTCCATCTCTTGCTTGCCTTCTTCTTTGCTTCAGCTCAGAGGAGCTTCAAGCATGAAGTCTCGATGTTCAATCGCTCGGAGCAGGAACCCTTCTCCAGTTTCCTTTCAAGGACTGTGAATTTCCTGTGGCAATCTGACCAGACCGGTTATCATCATGTTTGGCCG GAATTGGAATTTGGCTGGCAAATCGTTGTCGGCACCCTAATCGGGTTCCTTGGAGCGGCATTTGGGAGCGTGGGtggtgttggtggtggtggaatTTTTGTTCCCATGCTTAGCCTAATCATTGGGTTTGATCCAAAGTCAGCAACAGCTATGTCAAAAT GTATGATCATGGGTGCTGCGGGGTCAACGGTCTACTATAATCTTAAGCTTAGGCATCCCACACTGGATATGCCCATCATAGACTATGACTTGGCACTGCTTATCCAACCAATGCTCATGCTTGGCATAAGCATTGGCGTTGCATTTAATGTGATATTTGCTGACTGGATGGTCACGGTTTTGCTGATTATTCTCTTCTTAG GCACATCGACAAAGGCATTCTTTAAGGGGGTTGaaacatggaaaaaagaaaccatATTGAAGAAG GAGGCTGCCAAGCGCTTGGTGTCGAATG GCACTGGGAACCCAGAAGTGGAATACAAGCCTCTTCCTAGTGGCCCGGGGAATGTCCCTCAAAGGAACAGTAGGGAACCGGAG GCGACCATTCTCGAAAATGTTTATTGGATGGAACTTGGACTCCTCGTTCTTGTTTGGGTTGCATTTCTTGGAATTCAAATTGCCAAG AATCATACAACTACCTGTTCAGTTGGCTACTGGGTATTAAACTTACTGCAG GTCCCGATAGCATTGTCGGTGTCGCTTTATGAGGCAATTAGCTTGTATAAGGGAAGGAGAGTAATTTCGTCTAAGGGAGATCGGGAAACTACTTTTCAAGTGCATCAGCTTGTATTTTATTGTGCCTGTGGGGTGCTGGCTGGAATTGTCGGAGGGCTTCTTGGATTAGGTGGAGGATTCATCATGGGTCCGCTGTTTCTGGAGCTGGGTGTCCCTCCACAG GTCTCAAGCGCCACAGCCACATTTGCAATGACCTTTTCCTCATCCATGTCTGTCGTGGAGTATTATCTTCTCAATCGCTTTCCCGTTCCTTATG CACTCTACTTTGTTATCGTGGCTACGGTGGCGGCTCTTGTCGGGCAACACGTTGTCAGGAAGCTGATCATCGTGTTCGGAAGGGCATCGCTCATCATCTTCATTCTAGCCTTCACAATATTTGTTAGCGCAATCTCGCTAG GGGGAGTTGGCATATCAAACATGATCGGAAAGATGGCACGCCACGAATATATGGGATTCGAGAACCTTTGCAAGTACGATGGATGA
- the LOC115750115 gene encoding sulfite exporter TauE/SafE family protein 3-like isoform X2, with product MAPFRAKWVICRCRLFVILFHLLLAFFFASAQRSFKHEVSMFNRSEQEPFSSFLSRTVNFLWQSDQTGYHHVWPELEFGWQIVVGTLIGFLGAAFGSVGGVGGGGIFVPMLSLIIGFDPKSATAMSKCMIMGAAGSTVYYNLKLRHPTLDMPIIDYDLALLIQPMLMLGISIGVAFNVIFADWMVTVLLIILFLGTSTKAFFKGVETWKKETILKKEAAKRLVSNEVEYKPLPSGPGNVPQRNSREPEATILENVYWMELGLLVLVWVAFLGIQIAKNHTTTCSVGYWVLNLLQVPIALSVSLYEAISLYKGRRVISSKGDRETTFQVHQLVFYCACGVLAGIVGGLLGLGGGFIMGPLFLELGVPPQVSSATATFAMTFSSSMSVVEYYLLNRFPVPYALYFVIVATVAALVGQHVVRKLIIVFGRASLIIFILAFTIFVSAISLGGVGISNMIGKMARHEYMGFENLCKYDG from the exons ATGGCTCCGTTTCGAGCCAAATGGGTTATATGCAGATGCAGATTGTTTGTGATTTTGTTCCATCTCTTGCTTGCCTTCTTCTTTGCTTCAGCTCAGAGGAGCTTCAAGCATGAAGTCTCGATGTTCAATCGCTCGGAGCAGGAACCCTTCTCCAGTTTCCTTTCAAGGACTGTGAATTTCCTGTGGCAATCTGACCAGACCGGTTATCATCATGTTTGGCCG GAATTGGAATTTGGCTGGCAAATCGTTGTCGGCACCCTAATCGGGTTCCTTGGAGCGGCATTTGGGAGCGTGGGtggtgttggtggtggtggaatTTTTGTTCCCATGCTTAGCCTAATCATTGGGTTTGATCCAAAGTCAGCAACAGCTATGTCAAAAT GTATGATCATGGGTGCTGCGGGGTCAACGGTCTACTATAATCTTAAGCTTAGGCATCCCACACTGGATATGCCCATCATAGACTATGACTTGGCACTGCTTATCCAACCAATGCTCATGCTTGGCATAAGCATTGGCGTTGCATTTAATGTGATATTTGCTGACTGGATGGTCACGGTTTTGCTGATTATTCTCTTCTTAG GCACATCGACAAAGGCATTCTTTAAGGGGGTTGaaacatggaaaaaagaaaccatATTGAAGAAG GAGGCTGCCAAGCGCTTGGTGTCGAATG AAGTGGAATACAAGCCTCTTCCTAGTGGCCCGGGGAATGTCCCTCAAAGGAACAGTAGGGAACCGGAG GCGACCATTCTCGAAAATGTTTATTGGATGGAACTTGGACTCCTCGTTCTTGTTTGGGTTGCATTTCTTGGAATTCAAATTGCCAAG AATCATACAACTACCTGTTCAGTTGGCTACTGGGTATTAAACTTACTGCAG GTCCCGATAGCATTGTCGGTGTCGCTTTATGAGGCAATTAGCTTGTATAAGGGAAGGAGAGTAATTTCGTCTAAGGGAGATCGGGAAACTACTTTTCAAGTGCATCAGCTTGTATTTTATTGTGCCTGTGGGGTGCTGGCTGGAATTGTCGGAGGGCTTCTTGGATTAGGTGGAGGATTCATCATGGGTCCGCTGTTTCTGGAGCTGGGTGTCCCTCCACAG GTCTCAAGCGCCACAGCCACATTTGCAATGACCTTTTCCTCATCCATGTCTGTCGTGGAGTATTATCTTCTCAATCGCTTTCCCGTTCCTTATG CACTCTACTTTGTTATCGTGGCTACGGTGGCGGCTCTTGTCGGGCAACACGTTGTCAGGAAGCTGATCATCGTGTTCGGAAGGGCATCGCTCATCATCTTCATTCTAGCCTTCACAATATTTGTTAGCGCAATCTCGCTAG GGGGAGTTGGCATATCAAACATGATCGGAAAGATGGCACGCCACGAATATATGGGATTCGAGAACCTTTGCAAGTACGATGGATGA
- the LOC115750100 gene encoding transcription factor MYB3R-1-like, whose amino-acid sequence MESERTASAPLDGSRDGVPRARPLHGRTSGPTRRSTKGQWTAEEDEILRKAVERFKGKNWKKIAECFKDRTDVQCLHRWQKVLNPELVKGPWSKEEDEIIVELVNRYGPKKWSTIAQHLPGRIGKQCRERWHNHLNPAINKEAWTQEEELALIRAHQIYGNRWAELTKFLPGRTDNAIKNHWNSSVKKKLDTYLASGLLAQFPALPHVGFQNQLVASSSSRLQTSGVDSGPKGGVEPEEISECSQGSTVGCSQSTNDMAVAIPKSEESSLGRDHNSSPVSCSEQYYPSMDEVNLAIPDVHPEICGSSNLVHHNFSCGNETSLEDYKFGGHDLPNSSFLDFGPESSGVKTESLGASESHGDLNLPFQTSLALMVPSVSSLGIGADQLHQILMSDDECCRFLFSDAMADECLSSENIAKEPIRTDVGGCIDALISQSSNFELSESSQLYDPSRAVAVGSSCAQPSNSAPREGDTTVPGCKTSQYPSFETREDFETGVHSGFVFADGSANSPCDNGMSSSMLEQLELPPDQSKLVPVNAFCSGSDVMQTTPLKAGLGIGAVKQEPGSLCYEPPRFPSLDVPFFSCDLIQPSNDMQQEYSPLGIRQLMMSSINCISPFRLWDSPSRDKSPDAVLKSAAKTFTSTPSILKKRCRDLLSPLSDRRIDKKLEKDITSDLTRDFSRLDVVFDETDTQRAYMLSPPISMERNLRNLAEDKENSCVISECRQEKNDRSGLPGNKSLENDCSRDDYVKEVQQINDDIKAKTGAEADATTESVPQPPDVLIEHDINDLLLFSPDQTSNQAHKATGSTDGTPRRQSSQVVAPSSTHGVTLESSSGNSCQPHRSPASEAKRGSHKVTKSSLSLPSGPLEITVDNTLNDASFENSSIFGGTPFRRIIESPSAWKSPWFINSFLPGPRISTEITVEDMGYFMSPGDRSYDALGLMKHLSEQSAAAYATAQEVLGNDTAETVSKKKNLNRQSPGQDNCILNQQTENCSSTGSTLPVERRTLDFSECGTPGKPKENGKSSIAVSFSSPSSYLLKGCR is encoded by the exons ATGGAAAGTGAAAGGACAGCATCAGCTCCGTTGGATGGGAGCAGAGATGGTGTACCAAGAGCGCGGCCATTGCATGG gaggACAAGTGGGCCAACTAGACGTTCAACAAAGGGACAATGGACAGCTGAAGAG GATGAGATATTGCGGAAGGCAGTTGAGCGTTTCAAAGGAAAGAATTGGAAGAAGATAG CCGAGTGTTTCAAAGATCGGACTGATGTACAATGTCTACATAGGTGGCAAAAGGTCTTGAACCCTGAACTTGTGAAAGGTCCTTGGTCTAAAGAg GAGGATGAAATCATCGTTGAGTTGGTCAACAGATATGGTCCAAAAAAGTGGTCCACAATTGCACAACATTTACCTGGTCGAATTGGAAAGCAGTGTCGAGAAAG GTGGCATAATCATCTTAATCCTGCTATAAATAAAGAGGCATGGACTCAAGAAGAGGAGCTGGCCTTAATTCGGGCTCACCAGATATATGGAAACAGATGGGCGGAGCTGACCAAGTTCTTGCCTGGCAG GACGGACAATGCTATAAAAAACCATTGGAACAGTTCTGTAAAGAAGAAACTGGACACTTACTTGGCATCAGGTTTACTTGCACAGTTTCCAGCTTTGCCTCACGTTGGATTCCAGAATCAGCTTGTTGCTTCATCTTCCTCAAGGTTGCAGACTAGTGGAGTTGACAGTGGTCCTAAAGGTGGGGTAGAGCCAGAGGAAATTTCAGAATGTAGTCAAGGTTCGACTGTGGGTTGCTCTCAGTCTACTAATGACATGGCTGTGGCCATACCTAAGAGCGAAGAGTCTTCTTTGGGAAGAGATCACAACTCCAGTCCAGTCTCCTGTTCAGAGCAGTACTATCCGTCTATGGATGAGGTCAATCTCGCCATTCCAGATGTGCATCCTGAAATATGTGGCTCTTCTAATTTGGTGcatcataatttttcatgtggCAATGAAACTTCTCTCGAGGATTACAAGTTTGGTGGACATGACCTACCAAATAGTTCCTTCTTGGATTTTGGACCAGAATCATCAGGAGTTAAAACAGAGTCCCTAGGTGCCAGTGAGAGTCATGGGGATCTTAATCTTCCTTTTCAAACTTCTTTGGCACTGATGGTTCCTTCTGTTAGCAGTTTGGGCATAGGAGCCGATCAGTTGCATCAGATTTTGATGTCTGATGATGAATGTTGCAGGTTTTTATTCTCAGATGCTATGGCCGATGAATGTTTATCCTCTGAAAATATTGCAAAAGAACCAATCAGAACTGATGTTGGTGGATGTATAGATGCACTAATAAGCCAATcatcaaattttgaattatCCGAATCTTCTCAGCTGTATGATCCTTCAAGAGCCGTTGCGGTGGGTTCTTCATGTGCGCAGCCTTCTAATTCTGCTCCTCGAGAAGGCGACACAACAGTGCCTGGTTGCAAAACCAGCCAGTATCCCTCTTTTGAAACTCGAGAAGACTTTGAAACTGGTGTGCATAGTGGTTTTGTTTTTGCAGATGGTTCGGCCAATTCTCCTTGTGATAATGGCATGAGCTCCAGTATGCTAGAGCAATTGGAGTTGCCACCTGATCAATCGAAATTAGTACCTGTAAATGCTTTCTGTTCAGGATCAGATGTCATGCAAACTACTCCATTGAAAGCTGGGCTGGGCATTGGAGCAGTAAAGCAAGAGCCAGGGTCACTGTGCTACGAGCCCCCTCGTTTTCCTAGCTTGGATGTTCCTTTTTTCAGCTGTGATCTGATACAACCAAGTAATGACATGCAGCAAGAATATAGTCCCCTTGGTATACGACAGCTGATGATGTCTTCTATCAACTGCATATCCCCATTTAGGTTATGGGATTCTCCTTCACGTGACAAAAGTCCTGATGCTGTACTGAAAAGTGCTGCCAAAACTTTCACGAGTACCCCTTCTATCTTAAAGAAAAGATGTCGTGACTTGTTGTCCCCTTTGTCAGATAGAAGGATCGATAAAAAGCTGGAAAAAGATATAACATCTGACCTGACAAGAGACTTTTCTCGTCTGGATGTTGTGTTTGATGAGACTGACACTCAAAGGGCATATATGCTGTCTCCACCAATCAGCATGGAAAGAAACTTGAGGAACCTTGCTGAGGACAAAGAAAATTCATGTGTTATTTCAGAATGCAGACAGGAAAAGAATGACAGAAGTGGACTTCCAGGCAATAAAAGTTTAGAGAATGATTGCAGTAGAGATGATTATGTGAAAGAAGTGCAACAGATTAATGATGATATTAAAGCTAAAACTGGTGCAGAAGCTGATGCCACAACTGAAAGT GTGCCGCAGCCTCCTGACGTGCTTATTGAACATGACATAAATGACCTCCTGTTGTTTTCTCCTGATCAAACTAGTAACCAAGCTCATAAAGCAACTGGGTCTACTGATGGAACTCCCAGAAGACAGTCCTCTCAAGTCGTGGCACCTTCTTCGACTCATGGAGTTACCTTGGAGTCCTCGTCAGGGAATTCATGCCAACCTCACAGATCTCCTGCTAGTGAAGCAAAACGTGGAAGCCACAAGGTCACTAAATCTTCACTGTCTCTTCCATCAGGTCCCTTGGAGATCACTGTCGACAATACTTTGAATGATGCCAGCTTTGAGAACTCAAGCAT ATTTGGAGGGACTCCATTCAGAAGAATTATTGAATCTCCGTCAGCGTGGAAATCGCCTTGGTTTATAAACTCTTTCCTTCCAGGGCCCAGAATTAGCACTGAAATTACGGTCGAG GATATGGGGTATTTTATGAGTCCTGGAGACAGAAGTTATGATGCTCTTGGGCTCATGAAACATCTAAGTGAACAGAGTGCTGCTGCGTATGCTACAGCTCAGGAGGTTCTCGGAAATGACACTGCGGAGACAGTATCCAAGAAGAAAAATCTTAATCGCCAAAGTCCTGGCCAAGATAATTGTATATTAAATCAGCAGACGGAGAATTGTTCTTCTACGGGTTCAACTCTTCCG GTGGAGCGCCGGACACTCGATTTCAGCGAATGCGGAACCCCCGGAAAACCGAAAGAGAACGGGAAATCCTCCATTGCCGTGAGCTTCTCGAGTCCCTCTTCCTATCTGTTGAAAGGTTGCAGGTAG
- the LOC115750104 gene encoding aspartate aminotransferase, cytoplasmic-like: protein MNPRDSSLSPSPSDRRLSALARHLISPSEAGSRGGADVISRSLASSYSLAGGDSVFSHVSRAPEDPILGVTVAFNKDPSPVKLNLGVGAYRTEEGKPLVLNVVRWAEQQLINDRTRVKEYLPIVGLAEFNKLSAKLIFGADSPAILENRVTTVQCLSGTGSLRVGGEFLARHYHQHTIYIPKPTWGNHPKVFTLAGLSVKYYRYYDPATRGLDFQGLLEDLGSAPLGAVVLLHACAHNPTGVDPTLQQWEQIRQLMRSRKLLPFFDSAYQGFASGSLDADAQSIRSFVADGGECLVAQSYAKNMGLYGERVGALSVVCRTADVAGRVESQLKLVIRPMYSNPPIHGASIVAAILRDREMYNEWTIELKAMADRIISMRHQLFDALRGRGTPGDWSHIIKQIGMFTFTGLNSQQVAFMTKEYHIYMTSDGRISMAGLSSRTVPHLVDAIHAAVARAV from the exons atgaacccaCGCGactcctccctctctccttcTCCGAGCGATCGCAGGCTGAGCGCGCTCGCTCGCCATTTGATCTCCCCCTCTGAGGCCGGCTCTCGCGGCGGCGCCGACGTCATCTCTCGCTCCCTCGCTTCCTCGTACTCCCTCGCCGGCGGCGACTCCGTCTTCAGCCACGTCTCTCGCGCTCCTGAAGATCCTATTCTCGGc GTGACTGTTGCGTTCAACAAAGATCCAAGTCCTGTAAAGTTGAATTTGGGTGTTGGCGCTTATCGTACAGAG GAAGGAAAACCTCTTGTTCTGAATGTTGTGAGATGGGCTGAGCAGCAGCTTATAAATGACAG GACACGTGTTAAGGAATATCTTCCAATTGTTGGATTGGCAGAATTCAACAAATTGAGTGCCAAGCTTATTTTTGGTGCTGACAG CCCTGCTATTCTCGAGAATAGGGTCACAACAGTGCAATGCTTGTCAGGCACTGGCTCACTAAGAGTCGGGGGTGAATTTTTGGCAAGGCATTATCATCAG CACACAATATATATACCTAAACCAACCTGGGGGAACCACCCGAAAGTTTTCACTCTGGCTGGGTTATCTGTGAAATACTATCGCTATTATGATCCTGCCACTCGTGGACTGGATTTCCAAG GGCTGTTAGAAGACCTTGGTTCAGCCCCATTAGGAGCTGTTGTCCTTCTTCATGCTTGTGCTCACAATCCAACTGGTGTTGATCCAACTCTTCAGCAGTGGGAGCAGATCAGGCAGTTGATGCGATCAAGAAAACTGTTACCTTTCTTTGATAGTGCTTATCAG GGTTTTGCAAGTGGAAGTCTGGATGCAGATGCTCAGTCAATTCGTTCATTTGTGGCTGATGGTGGCGAATGCCTTGTAGCGCAAAGTTATGCAAAGAATATGGGGCTCTATGGTGAGCGTGTTGGAGCCCTGAGCGTT GTCTGCAGGACAGCTGATGTGGCCGGTAGGGTAGAGAGTCAGCTGAAGCTCGTGATAAGGCCTATGTATTCGAACCCACCAATTCATGGAGCATCTATTGTGGCAGCCATCCTCAGAGACAG GGAGATGTACAATGAATGGACTATAGAATTGAAAGCAATGGCTGATCGTATTATCAGTATGCGCCATCAGCTTTTTGATGCCTTGCGTGGGAGAG GCACACCTGGTGATTGGAGCCATATTATCAAGCAGATTGGAATGTTCACTTTCACAGGGTTGAACTCGCAACAAGTCGCTTTCATGACGAAGGAGTACCACATCTACATGACTTCTGATGG GAGAATTAGCATGGCCGGACTGAGCTCTAGGACAGTCCCTCATCTTGTAGATGCTATACATGCTGCCGTCGCTCGCGCTGTCTAA
- the LOC115750107 gene encoding tetraspanin-19-like codes for MAGCARCCIHSTMRAMNVIVNLCGVGMIIYSLWLEKMWDDGVALLPTVANLPRPWFIYTCLGVGIAVCLSTVFGHAVANCIGNSSLCIYIITLLSLLSLEATVLVLIFFKMNWAKLILEYIEEDHVSFKIFVVFHVKMCRLIVLLTLMLQIIVIVLAVILWAVGTGPRTDQTLDIGSLRQSFLVWPNTPTPVENSQTCRGCSEMYSRNPRQSFLSYLKGVITSRFQRTSINDD; via the exons ATGGCGGGATGTGCCAGGTGTTGCATCCACAGCACGATGAGAGCGATGAATGTGATCGTGAACCTCTGTGGGGTCGGCATGATCATATACTCCCTCTGGCTTGAGAAGATGTGGGACGACGGTGTTGCTCTGCTTCCCACCGTCGCCAACCTCCCTCGACCATG GTTTATATACACATGTTTAGGCGTCGGTATCGCCGTCTGCTTGAGCACGGTTTTCGGCCACGCGGTTGCTAATTGTATTGGCAATTCTTCTTTGTGCATC TACATTATCACTTTGTTATCCCTTCTTTCTCTTGAAGCGACAGTTCTGGTCTTGATATTCTTCAAGATGAATTGGGCAAAG CTAATTTTGGAGTATATTGAGGAGGACCATGTGAGTTTCAAGATTTTTGTGGTCTTCCACGTAAAAATGTGTCGCCTGATTGTACTCCTGACGTTGATGCTACAG ATCATTGTCATCGTGTTAGCGGTAATCCTCTGGGCTGTCGGTACTGGACCGAGGACCGATCAGACCCTGGACATCGGGAGCCTCAGGCAATCCTTTCTGGTCTGGCCCAACACTCCCACGCCCGTCGAGAATTCGCAAACTTGTAGAGGATGCTCAGAAATGTACAGCAGGAATCCCCGCCAAAGCTTCCTGTCGTATCTTAAGGGTGTAATCACGTCGAGATTTCAGCGGACATCAATTAATGAtgattga